A window of Amphiprion ocellaris isolate individual 3 ecotype Okinawa chromosome 12, ASM2253959v1, whole genome shotgun sequence contains these coding sequences:
- the LOC111565467 gene encoding E3 ubiquitin-protein ligase TRIM39-like, whose protein sequence is MLLLFPWEETHTLNDRHQIQEKRTGILILQSTVNKMASGSELNLCCPVCHDIFADPVLLSCSHSFCKACLRRWWRLKQAHTCPVCQSTSGRKHPPCNLALKNLCEAFLLERDQKAETLCSLHSEKLKLFCLDHQQPVCLICRDSEKHSEHKFRPIDEAARDCREELQNSLKPLKEKFKHFEQVKGNYVQTAAHIRVQARHAKREIKKQFKKLHEFLEMEEEERIAAVREEEKQKREVMKEKMAALSRQIEALSDTIRATEEELRAEDVSFLHNYEASVGRVQRCPQLEDPQLHSGALIDEAQHLGNLTFNIFTKMSEVDSYSPVILDPNTANPGLILSEDLSCVKWGETQRLPDNPERFDSSCIVLGSEGFKSGLHSWEVEVGDSSHWVLGVAQEFVEWKGHLESRSGLWTTGLYKGTYKAFSPLNPMCVLPVKKQLQRIRVDLDCDRRELSFSDPNNLIHTFSCTSTETLFPFIGTSDEYLLRIRPHTVSEQNNTCYSDDDGEDSDDIDFKYDDYDDSSIFGSVLKLI, encoded by the exons ATGTTATTATTGTTCCCCTGGGAGGAGACGCACACACTGAACGACAGGCACCAGATTCAAGAAAAGAGAACCGGGATATTAATACTTCAATCTACAGTGAAC AAAATGGCTTCTGGATCAGAGCTGAATCTCTGCTGTCCCGTCTGCCACGACATCTTTGCAGATCCTGTTCTTCTGTCATGTAGCCACAGCTTCTGTAAAGCCTGCCTTCGGAGGTGGTGGAGACTGAAACAAGCTCACACGTGCCCTGTTTGTCAGAGCACATCTGGAAGGAAACACCCACCATGTAACTTGGCATTAAAGAACCTGTGTGAGGCCTTTTTACTGGAGAGAGATCAGAAGGCGGAGACTCTCTGCAGTCTGCACTCGGAGAAACTCAAACTCTTCTGTCTGGACCATCAGCAGCCAGTTTGTCTCATCTGCAGAGATTCAGAAAAACACTCTGAGCATAAGTTCAGACCCATCGATGAAGCAGCACGGGATTGCAGAGAAGAGCTCCAGAATTCCCTAAAACCCCTAAAGGAGAAATTCAAGCACTTTGAGCAAGTTAAAGGAAACTACGTCCAGACAGCAGCACACATTAGAGTCCAGGCCCGACATGCAAAGAGGGAGATTAAGAAGCAGTTTAAGAAGCTTCATGAGTTTCTAGAaatggaagaagaggaaaggaTTGCTGCTGTGAGGGAGGAGGAAAAGCAAAAACGCGAGGTGATGAAGGAGAAGATGGCGGCTCTGAGCAGACAGATAGAAGCTCTGTCAGACACCATCAGAGCCACAGAGGAGGAGCTGAGAGCCGAAGACGTCTCCTTCCTGCACAACTATGAGGCTTCGGTGGGCCGAGTCCAGCGCTGCCCCCAGCTGGAGGATCCACAGCTTCACTCAGGAGCTCTGATAGACGAGGCTCAACATCTGGGCAACCTGACCTTCAACATCTTTACCAAGATGAGTGAAGTGGACTCCTATAGTCCTGTGATTCTGGATCCAAACACTGCTAATCCAGGACTCATCCTTTCTGAAGATCTGAGCTGTGTCAAATGGGGAGAGACACAGAGGCTTCCAGACAACCCAGAGAGATTTGACAGCTCCTGCATTGTCCTCGGATCTGAGGGCTTTAAATCAGGCCTTCACAGctgggaggtggaggtgggagACAGCTCCCACTGGGTTCTGGGTGTAGCACAAGAGTTTGTGGAATGGAAAGGACATTTAGAGTCACGGTCTGGATTGTGGACAACTGGGTTATATAAAGGCACATACAAAGCTTTCTCCCCATTAAATCCAATGTGTGTCCTTCCGGTGAAGAAGCAGCTCCAGAGGATCAGAGTAGATCTGGACTGTGACAGAAGAGAACTGAGCTTCTCTGATCCCAACAACCTAATACACACCTTCTCATGCACTTCCACTGAGACGCTGTTCCCGTTTATCGGCACAAGTGATGAATACCTTCTGAGGATACGACCACACACAGTATCAGAACAAAATAATACCTGTtacagtgatgatgatggtgaagaCAGTGATGACATCGACTTTAAATATGATGATTATGATGACTCCTCTATCTTTGGCTCAGTACTGAAGCTCATTTAG